The Salmo salar chromosome ssa06, Ssal_v3.1, whole genome shotgun sequence genome window below encodes:
- the nol12 gene encoding nucleolar protein 12, which produces MKNMKNWNKKEKGKHEKFKPGSKKREKCVVMFNDNERQEYLTGFHKRKVERRKAAVVEIQNKIKEEQKRVKEERHKEYLKLLQERKEALDEDDDEEDELEDVITGTTESVQYDHPNHTVTVTTISDLDLTGASLFTPATNQVTEDGEEEKEVEEQEKMSAMPKKSGNPILNKKICSLNASLHAHQTQRKGSRKGKQEGKGRGRPTDKKPGATDKKGRIEKNRVGRTSKKQRRRLTGKRVHHKD; this is translated from the exons ATGAAAAACATGAAGAACTGGAATAAAAAGGAAAAGGGGAAGCATGAGAAATTTAAACCTGGATCTAAGAAAAGAGAGAAATGTGTGGTCATGTTCAACGATAACGAGCGACA GGAGTATCTGACAGGATTCCACAAGAgaaaggtggagaggaggaaagCGGCAGTGGTGGAAATCCAGAACAAGATAAAGGAGGAGCAGAAGAGAGTCAAAGAAGAG AGACACAAGGAGTATTTGAAGTTGCTGCAGGAAAGAAAAGAGGCTCTCG atgaggatgatgatgaagaaGATGAATTGGAGGATGTGATAACGGGCACAACCGAGTCTGTACAGTACGATCACCCCAACCATACTGTTACCGTAACAACCATCAGTGACCTTGACCTCACGGGGGCCAGCCTCTTTACGCCAGCAACCAATCAG GTTACTGAGGacggtgaggaggagaaggaggtggaggagcaggagaaaATGAGCGCTATGCCAAAGAAATCTGGGAATCCCATCCTCAATAAAAA aATCTGCTCACTGAACGCCTCGCTCCACGCTCACCAGACGCAGCGGAAGGGAAGCAGGAAAGGGAAGCAGGAAGGCAAAGGACGAGGCCGGCCAACAGACAAGAAGCCAGGTGCCACAGACAAGAAGGGTAGAATTGAGAAGAACAGAGTTGGGAGGACCAGCAAGAAGCAAAGACGCAGACTGACTGGGAAGAGGGTACATCACAAGGACTGA